Proteins encoded by one window of Salmonirosea aquatica:
- a CDS encoding zinc-dependent alcohol dehydrogenase family protein: MKTIQFEKIGKPAEILQSVQKPTPQPVADEVLIKIIASPINPSDLSFVQGRYGIRPQLPSGAGFEGVGVVEAVGEGVRLPVGSRVSFTGVGSWGEYLVVNQKATIPLPESIPNEIAAQLFVNPFTAWAMVEESGVQAGEWLMITACGSAYGKLVTQLCHKKGIKTIGTVRHDDLNDDLKKLGLNQVVNTETENLPARVREITGGQGVKCVLDSVGGATTEAAMKCVAQGGKILVFGLLSQQNPRLDVGLMIFKEITIKGFWLPQWMSEADSQTRAQVAQQVIGWLASGEVELPVEATYGLDEIARAVEHADAPGRWGKILVKP, from the coding sequence ATGAAAACCATCCAGTTCGAAAAGATCGGCAAACCGGCCGAAATATTGCAATCTGTCCAAAAACCTACCCCTCAACCGGTAGCCGATGAGGTTTTGATCAAAATCATCGCCAGTCCTATCAACCCCTCCGATCTTTCCTTTGTGCAGGGGCGGTACGGTATCCGGCCGCAGCTCCCCTCAGGGGCGGGATTTGAGGGAGTAGGCGTAGTGGAAGCTGTGGGTGAAGGGGTACGGCTACCCGTGGGAAGTCGGGTGAGTTTTACGGGGGTAGGTAGCTGGGGGGAATACCTGGTCGTGAATCAGAAAGCCACTATCCCACTCCCTGAATCTATTCCGAACGAAATAGCGGCCCAACTCTTTGTGAACCCCTTTACAGCCTGGGCCATGGTGGAGGAGTCGGGCGTACAAGCCGGGGAATGGCTTATGATTACCGCCTGCGGCTCAGCCTACGGGAAGCTGGTAACTCAGCTATGTCACAAAAAAGGGATCAAGACCATAGGTACCGTGCGCCACGACGACCTGAATGACGATTTGAAAAAACTGGGACTGAACCAAGTCGTCAATACCGAAACGGAAAACCTACCCGCGCGCGTCCGCGAAATTACGGGTGGTCAGGGCGTGAAGTGCGTGCTGGACTCCGTAGGCGGCGCCACCACCGAAGCGGCTATGAAGTGCGTGGCGCAGGGCGGTAAAATACTGGTTTTTGGATTGCTGAGTCAGCAGAATCCACGCCTCGATGTAGGCCTGATGATTTTCAAAGAAATCACCATCAAAGGTTTTTGGCTACCACAATGGATGAGTGAGGCCGATTCCCAAACCCGCGCACAGGTCGCCCAGCAGGTAATCGGCTGGCTGGCGAGCGGCGAAGTAGAGCTTCCTGTGGAAGCTACCTACGGTCTGGACGAAATAGCCAGGGCCGTCGAACATGCTGACGCACCGGGCAGGTGGGGAAAAATTTTGGTAAAACCCTGA